In the Struthio camelus isolate bStrCam1 chromosome 16, bStrCam1.hap1, whole genome shotgun sequence genome, CTTTCTGAGCTCTATAACCTTTGGAAGGTTGTAACCTTCTGCTAGCCCTCCTTTCAGTGCTTTTGTAGGCAGCCGTGATTCTGTGGTGCTTAAGTTTCAGTTAAACCAAAGAAAACGCGATTCGTTAGAATCTATCTCAAAAGTTGGTGCTAAATCAGACAAACTCGCCTCTCTCTCCTCACGGTTGAAGATGAAAACAGCTtgatctgctttttgtttgtgcaCGTGAGGTAATACTTGCACATGTGCTGTGCTTTTTGACCAGTCATTCCCATTGCTTACCCACAGGGGAGCTGCCTCTGTCCCTGGCTGCCTGTACCAACCAGCTCTGCATTGTGAAATTTCTCCTTGAGAACCCCTACCAGGCAGCCAACATCACTGCTGAGGATTCCATGGGCAATATGGTCCTGCACACACTGGTGGAGATCGCGGATAACACTAAGGATAACACCAAGTTTGTTACCAAGATGTACAATAACTTATTGATCCTTGGTGCCAAAATTAACCCGATCTTGAAGCTAGAAGAACTCACCAACAAGAAAGGGCTGACACCATTAACTCTGGCAGCCAAAACAGGAAAGATAGGGGTAGGTGGGCGCATGTGTGTCACTGTCCCCATCGCTGCATTAAATTATGGAGTACTTACAAAACATTTGCCTACGACAAATTTTATGACTGCTTGTTGCATGGGCCTTTTAGTTCATAGGACCAGATGCTGCAGTTCAACATGCAAAATTGCAAAGTCCTAAAGGCTACGAAGTGTGTGTCTATGGATGCCCAGCTGGCGTATTTATATACTACCAGTACGCAAGTGCCAACCAAGGTGGAAACAGAAAGCAGGTCTCGGCAGTTATCTGAGCTACTAAAGGCATTGTACTTTTGACCAGCTAGCATAACCCACCCTCTAACAGTTCCTGTTCACCATGAGTGCAAACTCAGAGATGTGTAACAAACGTCTCTGCGTTGCTCTTTCTGTTCTGAAACAGATACAGTGGCACATTGTAAGTGGTAGAGAGCAAAGAGATGGGCTTCCTAACATATTCTTGTTTTTCATGCCCCAGAACCCAGTGAGAAAATTGATAGTTTAGTTGAGATTTtggtctctgcagtcctccagtGAGTTGACTTCAGCACAGTTAAACTAGGGAGAAGAAATTAGCCCTGCCTTTTTATGGAGATGCTGAGGAACTTAAACTCTACTAGCGCTGAAATGTGGATTGTATTATTCTTTTGCAATTAGATTTTCGCTTACATCCTCAGACGAGAGATCAAAGATCCTGAGTGCAGACACTTATCTAGGAAGTTCACTGAATGGGCCTATGGACCTGTCCACTCATCTCTTTATGACCTGTCTTGTGTAGACACATGTGAGAAAAATTCAGTGCTTGAGATCATTGCCTACAGCAGTGAAACACCAGTGAGTATTCACCTCCTTGGCACTTTCTTCATGGGCTGGGGGACTGCTCCGGAAGAGCTCTGTATTCCACGTGATGCATCTTTTTGAAGAGCTTCCCTTTCTGGCAGAGATATGCAATGTTATGAGAGCGTGTGGTGTGCTAATGTCGCTCAGTGCAGTCTATATTCCCTTGGGCTTGGAGGGAGTAGAGCTGGTTATGCACAGGAGGGTTGAAGACTCTTGCCATCCTTCTCTGGGGGCTGTGTCATTCCCTgccatttcttcctccttcctgcttccctctcctgtgaggaagcAGCTTCTAGTAGCTAGAGCAGGAGACTGGGTAGCTGGAACGGTTCCAGCTGTCCCTAGCTCTGCTGCCAACTCAGCATACCACTGTGGACAAGTCAATTTGCCTCATTTCTATAAAACAGCAATCTCCTTTCCTGAGTTAATGGGTATTAGAGGGAACGTTTGCTGAAGATGAATATCACCTGCTGTTTTCAAAGGCCAGTAGATACTGGTCGTGTCAAGGTTCTCCTCTTTGTCATTCCACTCAGAACCGGCATGAGATGCTGCTGGTGGAACCCCTCAACAGGCTGCTGCAAGACAAGTGGGACCGCTTTGTCAAACATCTATTTTACTTCAACTTCTTTGTCTATGCCATGCACATCATCATCCTCACCACAGCTGCCTACTACAGACCTGTGGTGAAGGAGAAAAAGGTATGTTACTCCTCTCACATATCAGGGGAATCACCCAGTGTATGATATCCCAGGTCTGCCTCCCATTTGGAAGTGTGCTCCTAagttcagttttccttctttcctaaaGGTAGGAAGGAGATTTTGACCCTGCTTgcttcccagccctgccctcTTTCTGCAGCACATTTAGAAACTTAACTTATGCCACAGGAGATGTAGTTGCTTTCAGCTGTTGGCAAGGACAGGTCTTTCCTACCTCCAGCTCTGCTGAAGATCTCTGTGTTCCTGTCTTACACAGCCTCCCTTCACGTTTGGTCACAGCACTGGGGAATATTTTCGACTGACTGGAGAGATCCTGAGTGTACTGGGaggtctctatttttttttcagaggggtAAGATATTTGAAACttttcctttgtgctgtttgGGTAGCTATAGGTGAGAACCAAAATCACCTTTCCAATTCATTGGAAAAGATTGCTAGGATAATCCACCTCTTAGTCAAAAgctacaatttttttcctttgtctgagCAGGAACTCTCAGATTACTAATAAGCTCTCAGGTACGGTTTTACCTATTGCATGAAAAAGAAGAGCCTAAGAAGTCAAGGAGCCTTTGGGTAGATATCAGTCTGGCCAAAGCTTAAAAATGGCATGTTGCAAATAGCTAGGTCTACATTAAAAATTACTTGTCTTGGCTTAAGGCCAGTCTGCTTTCTCTTGGCAGCCAATGAAGAGTGTACGCTGAATACGATGAGATCGTGGGTCCTCAGGCCACTGACTGAACGGTTGTTGCCTTCAAAAGAGGCCCCAGGTGTCAGAGAAACCTAGTGCTATCAAAAGAGTCCTCAGTGGACGTTGCACCAGTGTCATTCTTCAGCTATTCTTGTGAGATACTGTATAGGTACCCAGTCCAGGGGCTTGTTGGTGCATTCACGTGGGATATTTACTCCCTCCTTGGATGCAAATTTGGTATTcatccccccccaccttttttttttttttttttttcagatacagtATTTCGTGCAGAGACGCCCATCATTCAAGACGCTGATAGTTGACAGCTACAGTGAGGTTCTTTTGTAAGCTCCAATATTTTTGCTTGCACTTCAGCATGAAACAGCAGTATGTGTGATATCTGTAGCTTTGGCTGAAGCCAGTTCTAACACATAGAAGCTTTGCTATAATTTCCTAGGACCTTACAAAACAGTTGACAGGGGATGTTGTAGAACTCGAAAAAGTGGGTCTGGATCAGTAACCTCCTTTGGAGGTAAAGTAAATGAAGTGCCAAGAAGTTCAGTAGCTGGGTCATGTAGCAGAGTTAGGAATAGATCTCCAGGTTAAGTGACCTGTGATCCAGTGTGTGCACTGGATGTGCAAGAGTACCCCTATTCCTAAAGGGAGCTTTGCTTCTCCACAATTTGGACCTTTGCCTTCCCAGCTGGATGGCAACTAAACAGGGCAACTTCATGGGATGGTACAGTGGTCCATAGAAAGAAAGGGAGTGCCAAAGAAATGCGTGTATCTTCAGGCACTTTGTTTCCCTCCAGTCACAAGGAAGAACAAGAATGATACTACGGAAGTTTGTATGTGGGAAATTGAGGAGTTTGCCAAAAAAATTTTAGGGTTTGTAGAAGGGAAGGAGTGATGGGAAGAGAAGAATTGTCTGCCGAGGCTCCTGTGTGTTTTGGAGAACCCCTGATTCTGTTGCATGCGTTATGGTTCTCCTCCATTCACACTACCCATGGCTGATTCAGCACTCTGCATTCAGACTGTGCTTATCTTTCAGCTTTGTTCACTCCCTGCTCCTCCTGAGCTCTGTGGTCCTGTACTTCTGTGGCCAGGAACTCTACGTGGCCTCCATGGTCTTCTCCTTGGCTCTGGGCTGGGCTAACATGCTGTACTACACCCGTGGCTTCCAGCAGATGGGCATTTACTCTGTCATGATTGCAAAGGTCAGTCCAGTGAGAGGGTAGTGAGGCCAGCTGAGTGCTCAGGTCAGGAAACTCTTGCCAAAAGCCCCAGGAAAAAAGTGTCAGTATATACCTCCAGCATGCCGCTAGGAAGGCTCATATCAGTCAACTACACTCAGCCATTATTTCCTGATCAAAGATGTGACATTTTAAGTCATGTAGAAAGAACACCTATTTCTCATCCATGCACTTTATAACAGTCTTGATACACTGTATTAACCTGCCACGCTTCAAAATAACCCTATGGTTGGGTAGAAATGGATGTAAGAAGACTGAGAACAGTGCAGGTTTTGTCTGGCATGAAATAGCACAGCTTTCTACCAGCTGGAAGTTTCCTTGGGAATATTTAGAACATTACAAAACAGAGCAACTAGCTAACAGGCAGTAGTAGGCTAATAAAACTCTAGATAGGATTTAACCAACTAGCCCAAGAGAGGAACAAAGAGGCAACTGTCTTAATGTGGTTTATATTCATGAAGATGAAACTATTTGGCATGCATGTGTCTTGCATATGTGTGTAAACTGTTGCATAAATAATggaggaaaatgttttctgtattaaaattgATTAACTCAGCTGGATAAACAACAGTTTAACGCACGAACAGCAAGTTCACAGCAATTGCCTTCTTGAGCTGAAGCAGTATGTTCTGCCAATTTTTGTTGCAGTTTATATTCAAGTTTTAGGAACATAAAAATGTTCTGTTTCCATGTTGCAGATGATCCTTAGAGATTTATGTCGCTTCATGTTTGTCTACCTAGTATTCCTCTTGGGATTTTCCACAGGTAATATCATATTTGGAGTTAATTTTTGTTATCTTAAAGAGTCGCGGAGAATTATGTGTCAAGTGACttaaatttttggtttttttatcaACTGAAAACTAACAAATTAACCTCATTACAAAAATGCCTTCAGAAAACAATGTACAGCAGTTTTGTAGTGCTTTTTATCCCTGGGCTTCAAACTGCTTggcaaaactgaataaaaaaacaCTCATCCTGCTCTATACAGAGAAAACTGAGACAACATATTCTGAGAGGGTGTCAGCTATGGGGAATATTTTATAGAGGAATTTCATAACTGTAACTGGGGTAATGCCCCATAAAGATACTCTGTCTTATCTGATGCCCCGATGCTTGTTTTCACTGCAGTGGAATTATGATCTcagattgcatttttttcatcttgcttATATGGTTCCTTTTTTGCAACAGCTGTGGTGACTTTAATTGAAGATGACAATGAGGGGCAAGATACCAGTAGCTCTGACTATACCCGGTGTTGCCATCTGAAACGAGGCCGCACATCCTATAATAGTCTGTATTATACCTGCTTGGAGCTTTTCAAGTTCACTATTGGGATGGGGGACCTGGAGTTCACTGAGAACTACAGGTTCAAGTCTGTATTTGTCATCCTTTTGGTTCTCTATGTCATCCTTACATACATCCTCCTGCTCAACATGCTCATTGCACTGATGGGGGAAACTGTGAGCAAAATTGCACAGGAGAGCAAGAGCATCTGGAAACTCCAGGTATATTGGCTCTGTGAGGCTGCTATCCTAGAAATAAAGAGTGTGGGGAATGATAAGAAATTTCACAGTTTGTAGGAACTGGCTTATTTCTAAATAACAGGTTTCTTCTTATTTCTGATTTACTTAAACAGATCCAAAATAAGTAAACTGATTTCTTTTCCATGCATATTTGATCTTTTGCCTGAGCAGATGTTCCCAATGTTACACAGATGTTCAGAATTTAACAAAAGAAGTACTTTTTTAATTAGAGTTATTTGGGCTTTTGATGATGGAAAATCCTGATCAGAGTATGAAGACAGGGATtaggcaagggaaaaaaaggaaataccatATTTTCCAGAGTCTCAGACAAAGCCACATCAGCTTTTGTTTTGGGTAAGAAGGGGAATTTCACGGTTCGAACCACAGGGCAGTAATTCAACATTTTAAATGACATATTTGTGGAGGTAATGATTTAGTGATGGATATGATGCTTGCTCTAAGACGATGATAATGATAAAAGCTGAACGTTGCCTTTATAAAGGCAGAATTCAGGACTTCTGTGATTTGAAACAGCAGCTCCTCAGTGCTCTTTCTTTTACCTGGTAGAGAGCCATCACAATCTTGGATATTGAAAACAGCTACTTGAACTGTTTGAGGCGCTCGTTCCGATCTGGGAAGCGAGTCTTGGTGGGGATCACACCTGATGGCCAAGATGATTACAGATGGTGCTTTAGGTAATCTGTTTGTGTGTCAAATGAACAACAACACTGAGGTATTTGAAAATGGGTAATGGGAGGCAGAACTTTTCCTTTGGGACCCTCCTCCGAACAGTGATACATTAACACTGTCTGCTGTCTGTTTCCTTGGTCAGATCTGAGGCCTGAGAGGTGACGTTATGAAATATAAACTCATCCTGAAGTTGTCTGTTGATCCTTAGAATAGATGTTGCTTTTGTCATTCTCTCCCCAGAGTTGATGAAGTGAACTGGTCCACGTGGAATACTAATCTGGGCATAATCAACGAAGACCCTGGGTACTCTGGGGACCTCAAACGAAATCCCAGCTACGCTATTAAGGCTGGTCGAGGTGAGGGTTTCAGGGATGTAGATCCTAGAATAGGCTACACAGTGATGACAGAAGCAGCACAGATTAATTTTTAGAGGGCAGTCAGTTTATACACTTACTAATGATAATGACTGTAGCTAAGTTAATGACTTTTTCCGTCAATGCAAAATGTGAAGGACTAAGTGGACTCATTATTCACTTAGCAGTTCTGCTCTTTGGAATAAACGCCCCCATGGATTCTTCATCCTGATTGTAGATTTTGGAAGGCATATAATGAGAGTAAATACTGAGGAGAAGGGCAGTGTATGTTGGCAGCCAGATATCCAAGAAGATACCTTGGAGGCCCTAAGCCCTCTAGTTTGGGAGCTCAACACCCAGCACAGAAGTATTCAACCCTAAGATCAATCTCTGCTGTGCTTGCTGGCTCAAATATGGAAAAACTGTGGAAActatggggggggaaaaacccacagagccctttcttcctgtttctttcttctttcatcagCTTCCTATTCAAACCACTGGtacactttcttctgtttctgtggagggggaaaaaatcaaccattcctttcctttttagtttcagggaaaaactggaaaacattGGTTCCGCTTTTAAGGGatggaagcagaagagaagaggcaCAAAAACTACCAgaagaagtaaaattaaaaccCATTTTGGAGCCTTACTATGAGGCAGAAGACTCCGAGGCATTGAAGGAGTCACTTCCAAAGTCAGTgtaattgtattttgtttttagaagaagGTGGTTATTCTAGTTGCCTGTGTTGGTACTTACAAGCGCAGAATTAGAGCACTTCATTCGTAAGAACAGGGATTTATGGAAAAAGGTCAAAGGACTTAAGAAATTACTGTGTGCAAGGACTAGTTATGTATGCTAAATAAACAATTTGTTGTTTAAGCTCATGTCTACATGGTTATATTTAATATTAATCTGCAAAAAAATGACTATTTAGCACTTGGTTTAAATTTACCTGGCAAGATATGTGCATGTAGTCTCATAAAGTGTGAGAAACACTTTGcatagttgtttaaaaaaaaaaaaaggggggggaggaaataAATTGAGAATGTCCCACACTTCAGAGCTTGCTGTAAGGGAGTGAGcccttttttcctgcaatttttccagttttgatctttcctttactctttcaAATTGCTCTCCTGCATTTTCATCGCAGATACTGCTTTCTCTGAGTCATCAGCGGTTATTATGACATGAAGAACTGTGTTTCCCAGGGAATCTTGGGAAGAAGATTGCATCATTAGCTGACAGGAGCTTCACTAAGTTTAGCTAGTTGGTGCAAGTGGCCAGTGAGGGTGGATATTCTTCTGTTGACAATATGAAAATAACAAAAGTACCTCTACAGAAATGGCTATCATTTGACATCCCAAATAGTAGATTTCATATGTTCTGCTTGcttttggattttctttccatattttaaaaagtatttgtgtGAGAAGCTACAGGCTCTGGTGTCATGATTTCCCAGCCTCAAAAGCTAACCAACCAAACTGTTATGATACTGGAGAAGGTCTcataaaagagaagtaaaaatcaCCAAGAATACAGGAGTTTGTTCCTATGGAGAAAGTTGCTTGGAAATGAGATAAATAAATGGGGATCCAatgaaagaatataaaataataggTGGTCTTGGGATGTAAAAATTGTGGGCTCGTTACTCTCTTCTCATAACACAAGAACAAATATAGTCTATGAAATTTTAAAGGTTGGATAGTCAAAATCAATGACATAAATATTACTCTTAACGGTGTCTGAGTGAACTCCAGAGTTACTGTTATTGAGGCTAAAGGCTTAACAAGATCCCAAATTTGACATTTATTTAGATAACAGATGAACTTTGTACAAAGTAAGAGATAGTGATTATAGAGAATATATGTTTCAAAGGTCAGATGTATAATAATGTATAACAATAATCTTGATAACAGAAAGTTTTTGTTCTTGACTTTAACAGCAATAACAGGAGGAAAGATATCTATTGTTGAAAATCCGTCTAGCTGGATATATGGAGAGAATCAGGAAAAATATCTGAGAGGCAAAATAGGCAGATGTTCAAAGCTACGGACAGAAAccatggaaagagagaaaagagtagGAGGGACTTCTATAGCCTCACAAAAAG is a window encoding:
- the TRPV1 gene encoding transient receptor potential cation channel subfamily V member 1 isoform X1; protein product: MFSDGLLVMSSILGKVKKFGSSDIEESEVTEEHMDGEDSLLEMPDSLQGTLNTKVQPPKSNIFARRGRFVMGDSDRDMAPMDSLYQMDHLMAPSVIKFHANLERGKFHKLLSTDSITGCSEKAFKFYDRRRIFDAVAQGNTSDLDDLLIYLNRTLKHLTDDEFKEPETGKTCLLKAMLNLHDGKNDTIPLLLDIAKKTGTLKEFVNAEYTDNYYKGQTALHIAIERRNVYLVKLLIQNGADVHARACGEFFRKIKGKPGFYFGELPLSLAACTNQLCIVKFLLENPYQAANITAEDSMGNMVLHTLVEIADNTKDNTKFVTKMYNNLLILGAKINPILKLEELTNKKGLTPLTLAAKTGKIGIFAYILRREIKDPECRHLSRKFTEWAYGPVHSSLYDLSCVDTCEKNSVLEIIAYSSETPNRHEMLLVEPLNRLLQDKWDRFVKHLFYFNFFVYAMHIIILTTAAYYRPVVKEKKPPFTFGHSTGEYFRLTGEILSVLGGLYFFFRGIQYFVQRRPSFKTLIVDSYSEVLFFVHSLLLLSSVVLYFCGQELYVASMVFSLALGWANMLYYTRGFQQMGIYSVMIAKMILRDLCRFMFVYLVFLLGFSTAVVTLIEDDNEGQDTSSSDYTRCCHLKRGRTSYNSLYYTCLELFKFTIGMGDLEFTENYRFKSVFVILLVLYVILTYILLLNMLIALMGETVSKIAQESKSIWKLQRAITILDIENSYLNCLRRSFRSGKRVLVGITPDGQDDYRWCFRVDEVNWSTWNTNLGIINEDPGYSGDLKRNPSYAIKAGRVSGKNWKTLVPLLRDGSRREEAQKLPEEVKLKPILEPYYEAEDSEALKESLPKSV
- the TRPV1 gene encoding transient receptor potential cation channel subfamily V member 1 isoform X2, with amino-acid sequence MSSILGKVKKFGSSDIEESEVTEEHMDGEDSLLEMPDSLQGTLNTKVQPPKSNIFARRGRFVMGDSDRDMAPMDSLYQMDHLMAPSVIKFHANLERGKFHKLLSTDSITGCSEKAFKFYDRRRIFDAVAQGNTSDLDDLLIYLNRTLKHLTDDEFKEPETGKTCLLKAMLNLHDGKNDTIPLLLDIAKKTGTLKEFVNAEYTDNYYKGQTALHIAIERRNVYLVKLLIQNGADVHARACGEFFRKIKGKPGFYFGELPLSLAACTNQLCIVKFLLENPYQAANITAEDSMGNMVLHTLVEIADNTKDNTKFVTKMYNNLLILGAKINPILKLEELTNKKGLTPLTLAAKTGKIGIFAYILRREIKDPECRHLSRKFTEWAYGPVHSSLYDLSCVDTCEKNSVLEIIAYSSETPNRHEMLLVEPLNRLLQDKWDRFVKHLFYFNFFVYAMHIIILTTAAYYRPVVKEKKPPFTFGHSTGEYFRLTGEILSVLGGLYFFFRGIQYFVQRRPSFKTLIVDSYSEVLFFVHSLLLLSSVVLYFCGQELYVASMVFSLALGWANMLYYTRGFQQMGIYSVMIAKMILRDLCRFMFVYLVFLLGFSTAVVTLIEDDNEGQDTSSSDYTRCCHLKRGRTSYNSLYYTCLELFKFTIGMGDLEFTENYRFKSVFVILLVLYVILTYILLLNMLIALMGETVSKIAQESKSIWKLQRAITILDIENSYLNCLRRSFRSGKRVLVGITPDGQDDYRWCFRVDEVNWSTWNTNLGIINEDPGYSGDLKRNPSYAIKAGRVSGKNWKTLVPLLRDGSRREEAQKLPEEVKLKPILEPYYEAEDSEALKESLPKSV